GATGTTGTATTTAGACTATTCAAGAAAAGAAGGCGAATGGGAACCCAACATTTATGGCGGAAGAGAAAATCTAGATACCATTAGCTTTTTGAAAGATTTTAACGAAGCGGTTTACAGCGCTTTCCCCGATGTGCAAACGATAGCCGAAGAAAGCACCAGTTTTCCTATGGTTTCCCGACCAACGTATATTGGCGGATTGGGTTTCGGTATGAAATGGATGATGGGCTGGATGCACGACACTTTGCAATACTTCAAAAAAGAACCCATTTACCGAAGCCACCATCAAAACGATATTACCTTTTCGATGACGTATGCCTTTACCGAAAACTTTATGTTGCCGTTATCGCATGACGAAGTGGTTTATGGGAAGCACTCTATTTTGGGCAGAATGCCGGGTGACGAATGGCAAAGATTTGCGAATCTGCGTTTGCTGTATGGGTACATGTTCACGCATCCGGGAGCTAAGTTATTGTTTATGGGTGCTGAATTTGGCCAAAGCAGCGAATGGGCTTTTGACAGCAGTTTAGATTGGCATTTGTTGCAGTTCGGGTATCATGACGGCATCAAAAAATGCATCACCAACTTAAATGCATTATACAAAAACAATCCGGCCCTGTATGAAAAGCAATTCCATGTAGATGGTTTTGAATGGATAAACTATACCGATACTGAAAACGCGGTGTTAAGTTACATTCGTAAAGGAATCAACGAAAAAGAAAGCTTGATTGTAGTGGCCAATTTTACGCCGGTGGTGAGAGATAATTACAGGATCGGTTTGCCGAGCAAAGGTAAACTGACACAGATTTTCAACTCTGATGCCACCGAATATGGCGGTAGCGGAGTGGTGATGTCTAAACCCGTAAAAATTGATGCAATATCATGGAATTTCAGAGAATATTCGGCCGAAGTACTATTGCCGCCTTTGGGGATTTCGGTGTATAAAATAGGATAAAAGATTATTAATTCAAATACGAAAGAAGCAGCTTCTCAACAGAGAGTTAGCTTCTTTTTTAGTTATACGGGTTCGCAAACGTTGTAGTTAAAAACTCCTCTGATTTGTTGACTTGTATTAGATTTCATCTTCGTAAATTTGACCTTAGACACAAAAAATCAGCATGATTACCAACACAGAACTTGAGCATAAAGGCGATCAGTTTCCAACCAAAATTGTTTCTTTCGAAAAAGATGTTGACAGTATTTATTTTCATACCAACAATAATGTCATTTTAAAAATCACGATTCTCAGAGACAGTCTGATTCGTTTTCGCTATACCACCAAAGGCTACTTCAGCAACGACTTTTCCTATGCTATTGATAAAAACCAATCCCACGGTTACAATCAGTTAGAGGTTGTTGAAGAACCTAGCTTTTATGTAATAAAAACCAGCAAAGTCTTTTGTAAAGTCAATAAAAAAGATTTAAAAGTTTCGATTCACGATATAGATGGCTTTACCATTTTGGAAGATGAAATAGGGTTTCATTGGGAAGAATGTTACGAGCACGGCGGCAATATTGTAAAAATGAGCAAAGCCTCTAAAGACGGTGAAAGTTTTTACGGATTGGGAGACAAAGCGACGCACCTAAACCTAAAAGGAAAACGTGTTGAAAATTGGGCCACCGACCAATATGCCTTCCATAAAGACCAAGAGCCATTATACAAAGTAGTACCGTTTTACATCGGGTTGCACCACAATAAAGCCTATGGGATTTTCTTTGATAATACCTTCAGAACCTTTTTTGATTTTTGTCATGAAAGAAGAAATGTTACGAGTTTTTGGGCCGAAGGAGGAGAGATGAATTATTACTTTTTCTACGGTCCGAAGATGAGCGATGTGGTTGTAAATTACACTCATTTAACCGGGAAACCCGAACTACCGCCAATGTGGACGTTGGGCTATCACCAATGCAAATGGAGTTATTATCCCGAAAGTAAAGTAAAAGAAGTAACCGCTAAATTCAGGGAATTGCGTATTCCGTGTGATGCTATTTATTTAGATATCGATTATATGGAAGGCTTTCGTTGTTTCACCTGGAGCAAAGAGTATTTCCCAGAACCTAAACGAATGGTAGCCGAATTAGCCAAAGACGGTTTCAAAACCGTGGTGATTATTGACCCTGGCATTAAAATCGATAAAGACTATTGGGTATATCAGGAAGCTCTGAAAAATGATTATTTCTGCAAAAGAGCCGATGGCCCGTTTATGAAGGGAAAAGTATGGCCGGGCGAATGTAATTTCCCGGATTATACCAATCCGGAAGTGCGTGAATGGTGGGCAGGTTTATTCAAAGAATTGATTTCTGAAATTGGTGTCAAAGGCGTTTGGAACGATATGAATGAACCTGCTGTTATGGATGTTCCCGGGAAAACCTTCCCCTACGATGTGCGTCATGATTATGACGGAAACCCTTGCAGTCACCGAAAAGCCCACAATATTTACGGCACCCAAATGGCACGAGCCACTTATGAAGGAGTGAAACGATTTGCTTATCCGAAAAGACCGTTTATCATCACCCGTTCTGCCTATTCAGGTGCGCAGCGATATACTTCGTCTTGGACAGGCGATAACGTTGCCAGCTGGGAACATTTATGGATTGCCAACATACAAATGCAAAGAATGTCGATTTCCGGAATGGGATTCACCGGTTCGGATATTGGTGGATTCGCTGAGCAGCCTTCGGGTGAATTGTATGCACGTTGGATTCAGTTAGGTGTTTTCCATCCTTTTTGCCGAACCCATTCTTCGGGCGATCATGGCGAACAGGAACCTTGGTCATTTGGCGAAGAAGTGATTGATATTACCAGGAAGTTTGTGGAATTGCGGTACCAATTGTTACCGTATTTGTACACTATGTTTTGGCAATATGTGAATGAAGGAACCCCTATGTTAAAACCGTTGGTATATTTTGACCAAGAAGATTTTCAAACCCATTATAGAACCGATGAATTTATTTTCGGAAACCAAATCTTAGTTTGCCCGATATTAGAACCTAATGCCCAAGGACGTCGCATGTATTTGCCCAAAGGCAATTGGTACAACTACTGGACCGGCGAGTTAACCGAAGGCATGAAAGAACTTTGGGTAAATACGAATTATGATGAAATTCCGGTGTTTATCAAAGAAGGGGCAATTCTTCCCAAATATCCGGTGCAGCAATATGTGGGTGAATTGCAGTTTGATGAACTCATTTTGGAGGTGTATTATAAGTTAGGCAAAGAAAAGTCGACGGTGTATGAAGACGCGCAGGATGGTTATGATTACAACAAAGGACGTTTTTCGTTGCGAACTTTTTCATTGAACGGAAAAGAAAAAGAACTAATCATTCAGCAACACACTGAAGGTACTTTTGAAACCCATTATTCTAAATTCAAAATCAACTTAAATTCCTTACCATTCAAGGTGAAGAAAATAGAGGTTGACAATGAAAAAATGCCTTTGGAGCAAATTCAGTACAACGGAAATAATACCATTTTAATTGATAAAGATTTTACTGAATTGCACATTTTTGGTGCCTAGATTATGTAATTTGTATTTTAAATTATGTAATTA
Above is a genomic segment from Flavobacterium phycosphaerae containing:
- the glgB gene encoding 1,4-alpha-glucan branching protein GlgB, translated to MNQVQVHSLFTDFDIDLFKAGKHFRLYEKLGAHLTEVNGVKGVCFAVWAPSARSVSVVGDFNYWIQGEHQLNVRWDASGIWEGFIPGIDKGTRYKYKIQSNNGSIITEKADPFALFCEHPPETASIIWDLDYKWKDKKWMDTRQDKNGLDKPYSVYEVHLGSWRRNSNGDFLTYIELADQLVNYVKETGFTHVEFMPVMEYPYDPSWGYQLVGYFAPTSRFGKPQDFMVLVDKLHQAGIGVILDWVPSHFPDDAHGLGFFDGSNLYEHPDRRKGYHPDWKSLVFNYGRNEVRSFLISNAIFWLHQYHVDGLRVDAVASMLYLDYSRKEGEWEPNIYGGRENLDTISFLKDFNEAVYSAFPDVQTIAEESTSFPMVSRPTYIGGLGFGMKWMMGWMHDTLQYFKKEPIYRSHHQNDITFSMTYAFTENFMLPLSHDEVVYGKHSILGRMPGDEWQRFANLRLLYGYMFTHPGAKLLFMGAEFGQSSEWAFDSSLDWHLLQFGYHDGIKKCITNLNALYKNNPALYEKQFHVDGFEWINYTDTENAVLSYIRKGINEKESLIVVANFTPVVRDNYRIGLPSKGKLTQIFNSDATEYGGSGVVMSKPVKIDAISWNFREYSAEVLLPPLGISVYKIG
- a CDS encoding glycoside hydrolase family 31 protein, coding for MITNTELEHKGDQFPTKIVSFEKDVDSIYFHTNNNVILKITILRDSLIRFRYTTKGYFSNDFSYAIDKNQSHGYNQLEVVEEPSFYVIKTSKVFCKVNKKDLKVSIHDIDGFTILEDEIGFHWEECYEHGGNIVKMSKASKDGESFYGLGDKATHLNLKGKRVENWATDQYAFHKDQEPLYKVVPFYIGLHHNKAYGIFFDNTFRTFFDFCHERRNVTSFWAEGGEMNYYFFYGPKMSDVVVNYTHLTGKPELPPMWTLGYHQCKWSYYPESKVKEVTAKFRELRIPCDAIYLDIDYMEGFRCFTWSKEYFPEPKRMVAELAKDGFKTVVIIDPGIKIDKDYWVYQEALKNDYFCKRADGPFMKGKVWPGECNFPDYTNPEVREWWAGLFKELISEIGVKGVWNDMNEPAVMDVPGKTFPYDVRHDYDGNPCSHRKAHNIYGTQMARATYEGVKRFAYPKRPFIITRSAYSGAQRYTSSWTGDNVASWEHLWIANIQMQRMSISGMGFTGSDIGGFAEQPSGELYARWIQLGVFHPFCRTHSSGDHGEQEPWSFGEEVIDITRKFVELRYQLLPYLYTMFWQYVNEGTPMLKPLVYFDQEDFQTHYRTDEFIFGNQILVCPILEPNAQGRRMYLPKGNWYNYWTGELTEGMKELWVNTNYDEIPVFIKEGAILPKYPVQQYVGELQFDELILEVYYKLGKEKSTVYEDAQDGYDYNKGRFSLRTFSLNGKEKELIIQQHTEGTFETHYSKFKINLNSLPFKVKKIEVDNEKMPLEQIQYNGNNTILIDKDFTELHIFGA